AAACGCCTGACTGCTGCAGCCGGTCTTCTGATGAATATCATGTGCAGGTTAAGGCTGTTATTCTGATCAGCGGCCATTATCCAGGTTCAACCGGTATTGACTGACTAGTGCTCCCTGACCTCCATGAATCTGATGGCGGGCCATTCTTCTCTGGCCCTTTCCAGACGCCACTTGCTGGCAAAGAGCATGGCCGGATTCTGCTCAATATCTTCCACCAGAGCTGAAAAATAACGCTGTCTGAAGTCCTTGAGGACTTTTTTGTCGTCTGACTCGATCCAGCGGACCGTGGAAAAGTCCAGAGGCTCATAGGAAGCGTCAACCCCGTACTCTGCTCCCAGCCGGGCGGCTGTGACGTCGAACTGCAGGGCACCCACTGCGCCCAGGATATAGTCATTGCCGGACAGGGGGCGGAAAAGCTGAATAGCCCCTTCTTCAGTCAACTGACGAAGACCTTTTTCCAGTTGCTTGGATTTAAGAGGGTTTTTCAGGATGACCCGGCGGAAAAATTCCGGAGCAAAGTTGGGGATGCCCGTGAACTTGAGTTCCTCTCTCAAACTGAGGGTATCCCCGATCTTGATGGTTCCGTGGTTGTGAACGCCGATAATGTCTCCTGGCCAGGCCTCTTCCACTCCGGCCCGGTCCTGGGCCATAAAGATGATGGCATTGGAGATCTGAATATCCTTTTTGATCCGGTGATGGCGGACTTTCATCCCTTTCTGGAATCTGCCCGAACATATCCGCATGAAGGCTATCCGATCCCGATGGGCCGGGTCCATATTGGCCTGGATCTTAAAAACCACCCCGGAAAATTCGTCTTCAAAGGGAGAAACCTGTCTGGTTTCAGCCTGACGGGGCAGAGGGTGGGGGGCCAGGATGACAAAGGTGTCCAGAAGTTCCTGGACTCCAAAGTTGTTTACTGCGCTGCCAAAGAAAACCGGAGTCTGCTTGCCTTCCAGATAGGCTTTTTTTTCAAAGGGAAAGCCGGCACCCTGGATCAGCTCAATGTCCTGGCGCAGTTCTCTAGCAGCAGTGGTCCCGATGAGTTCGTCCAGCAGGGGATCGGAAAGGTCCTGGATGACTGCATTCTCCCTGGGTCTTCGGCCTTTATCGTCTACAGGGTTGAAAAAGCGGATGGCCCCCTGTCTGATGTCATAAACACCTTGAAACATTTTGCCCATGCCGATGGGCCAGGTCAGAGGAGAGGCCTGGATTCCCAGGGTCTGTTCAATTTCGTCCAAAAGATCAAAGGGGTCCCGGCCATCCCGATCCAGCTTGTTAATAAAGGTCATGATGGGGGTTGAACGCATTCGACAGACCTGCATCAGTTTTTTGGTCTGGGCTTCAACACCTTTGACGCTGTCAATGACCATCAGGGCGGAATCTACTGCTGTCAGGACCCGGTAGGTGTCTTCGGAAAAATCCTGGTGGCCTGGAGTGTCCAGTAGGTTGATTTCGTAGTTGTTATAAATGAATTTCATGACTGAGGAGGTCACGGAGATGCCCCGTTCCTGCTCTACAGCCATCCAGTCGGACCTGGCGTGGCGGGCCGCCTTTTTGGCCTTGATGGACCCTGCCATCTGGATGGCTCCGCCAAACAGGAGAAGTTTTTCCGAAAGGGTGGTTTTGCCTGCATCAGGGTGACTGATAATGCCGAAGGTCCGCCGTTTACGGACCTCCTGATCAATTCTGGGTGGT
This genomic window from Desulfonatronovibrio hydrogenovorans DSM 9292 contains:
- a CDS encoding peptide chain release factor 3, encoding MTQHPSPPRIDQEVRKRRTFGIISHPDAGKTTLSEKLLLFGGAIQMAGSIKAKKAARHARSDWMAVEQERGISVTSSVMKFIYNNYEINLLDTPGHQDFSEDTYRVLTAVDSALMVIDSVKGVEAQTKKLMQVCRMRSTPIMTFINKLDRDGRDPFDLLDEIEQTLGIQASPLTWPIGMGKMFQGVYDIRQGAIRFFNPVDDKGRRPRENAVIQDLSDPLLDELIGTTAARELRQDIELIQGAGFPFEKKAYLEGKQTPVFFGSAVNNFGVQELLDTFVILAPHPLPRQAETRQVSPFEDEFSGVVFKIQANMDPAHRDRIAFMRICSGRFQKGMKVRHHRIKKDIQISNAIIFMAQDRAGVEEAWPGDIIGVHNHGTIKIGDTLSLREELKFTGIPNFAPEFFRRVILKNPLKSKQLEKGLRQLTEEGAIQLFRPLSGNDYILGAVGALQFDVTAARLGAEYGVDASYEPLDFSTVRWIESDDKKVLKDFRQRYFSALVEDIEQNPAMLFASKWRLERAREEWPAIRFMEVREH